A stretch of Primulina tabacum isolate GXHZ01 chromosome 13, ASM2559414v2, whole genome shotgun sequence DNA encodes these proteins:
- the LOC142523295 gene encoding norbelladine synthase-like codes for MFGTASDEREVNVPASEAWKVYGSLLLAKIAGDSLPDFVSKTVAHGDGGVGTIIEIFFPLGTPGPASYKEKFTVVDDSRRVKETEVVEGGFLDLGFKYFRVRLEVIETEDKNRCITKSTIEYEVSEEAADNAALVSIKPLTALMECAANYLVKNHSKDNPSANA; via the exons atgtttgGAACAGCTAGCGATGAGAGGGAAGTGAATGTACCAGCAAGCGAAGCATGGAAAGTGTACGGAAGCCTGCTGCTCGCCAAGATCGCCGGAGATTCGCTCCCAGACTTTGTCAGTAAGACTGTCGCTCATGGAGACGGAGGTGTCGGAACAATTATTGAAATCTTCTTCCCTTTAG GGACGCCGGGACCAGCCTCCTACAAGGAGAAGTTCACCGTGGTGGATGATTCGAGGCGTGTGAAGGAGACGGAGGTGGTGGAAGGTGGGTTTCTCGACTTGGGTTTCAAATATTTTCGAGTTCGACTGGAGGTGATCGAGACAGAAGACAAAAATCGTTGCATCACGAAATCGACCATAGAGTATGAGGTGAGCGAGGAGGCGGCCGACAATGCCGCTTTAGTATCCATCAAACCGTTGACTGCCTTGATGGAATGTGCTGCAAATTATCTAGTCAAGAATCATAGCAAAGATAACCCGAGTGCTAATGCTTGA